AGATGTTAAAGCTGTAAGTTATACCCGTTGTTTAGGTGCTGAATAATTCCTGGATATTGATTAAGGATCTCAAGGGattgtaagaataaatatacttatgcTTATTCTTTCTGTGGATGTTTAGACGGGCAAAGTTGTATCGTTACGATACGTCGAATAATCCTGCGGAATGGAAGGAACGTGGCACAGGAGAGGTAAAACTGCTAAgacacaatataaaaaatacagtcAGAGTAGTCATGCGTCGAGACAAGACTCTCAAGATCTGTGCGAATCATTTTATCACTCCATGGATGGAATTGAAACCAAATTGCGGCAGCGATAGAGCATGGGTTTGGAGCGTTCTTGCCGATTATGCTGACGAACAACTCAAACCAGAATTACTCGCGATACGTTTTGCAAATGCTGAAAGTAAGTTCTCGCGTGCCGAAATACGTGTTTTATGTGCACATAAATTATTGCGTATATGTTAAGCGTATTCTCTGCATTGTTTCTCACTTTTGTTGTTTGCGATAGACGCGTCGATGTGGAAGGATGTGTTTGAGACGGCTAAGAAGATTGTAGGGTCTAAATGTGAGATTTATGCTGGCAAAAGCACGTCGGAGCAAAAGCGCGCTGAAAGTGACAGCGAATCCAGCAGCGATGTAAGTTACAGCGAAAGTACTGATAACGAGGACCAAACGAAATCGTTCAAGCGGAAGACTGAAGACTGTGACGCGCGTTCTCAGCAGAAGGATATTAAGAAAGAGACGATGGAAGAGAAAGATGTGGTAACGAGCGAAGAGACAATACGCAACGAAATCACAAAGttaaaagtgaaaaacgaAGGTGAGAAGTAATGCGTATGTATATTCGATGacacgaatatatatatatattatatatattcgagACAGAGTTTATCAAAAGGCACATTCTGACATTACGCGCGCAGACATATATTACACATGCCATTGTTTCATTATTTGAGGCGTAAACGTGCATAGATACATTTttagcaataatattatgggaaagcttattaaattttgttccaaGCGTGTGAAAACTGTATCTACCATGAACATATTAtctgtgatttttttaaaacgacGTAAATCTGATATGAACGTGCATTTGTACCGAAAGGAATGTATGTGAGGGATGTATGTTGACTCTCTCTTTGTCGAGAAACGAATAAATACAACGACACGTGTACGAACAAAAGTCTCtcgaattttatttgttcattatttcacaaaaatgATCGATGCATTATATCACATGTTTTTTGATAGGTTTTTTAAATGCGTGCGCGTTATGTTTTCCTTGATTAAGAAGAGTAAATAGCACGTTGTGAAAGAGTACATAATAATCGATATAAACGTGATCTCAACCTGCCTTTACTTTATTTAGATGTAACGTCTTAATCCACACAACCTGTGACAACCTTCCATTTTCttagacaatatttttaattaattttaattgtctaCTGCTATTTTGTGCAATAGACACGAGAGATTTATTTAACACATTCTCTGCCTATCTATTGGATCCgtaaaatttgacattttccttcaatttctaaattattgtatgacccaaatatgatt
The window above is part of the Temnothorax longispinosus isolate EJ_2023e chromosome 8, Tlon_JGU_v1, whole genome shotgun sequence genome. Proteins encoded here:
- the LOC139817604 gene encoding ran-specific GTPase-activating protein produces the protein MPETVLNGDHIDVKGATCKPQDKETTDEENTENDVHFVPIISLPLIEVSNNEEDETEMLKLRAKLYRYDTSNNPAEWKERGTGEVKLLRHNIKNTVRVVMRRDKTLKICANHFITPWMELKPNCGSDRAWVWSVLADYADEQLKPELLAIRFANAENASMWKDVFETAKKIVGSKCEIYAGKSTSEQKRAESDSESSSDVSYSESTDNEDQTKSFKRKTEDCDARSQQKDIKKETMEEKDVVTSEETIRNEITKLKVKNEGEK